From one Salinibacterium hongtaonis genomic stretch:
- a CDS encoding glycine--tRNA ligase: protein MADASPLDSVISLAKRRGFVFQAGEIYGGSRSAWDYGPLGVELKENIKREWWQTFVRGREDMVGLDSSVILPKQVWEASGHVATFTDPLVECTSCHHRFRQDHLIEAFEAKKGREPKDGMSEIACPNCGTRGQFTEPQLFSGLMKTFLGPVDSEAGLNYLRPETAQGIFVNFNNVLTVSRKKPPFGIGQIGKAFRNEITPGNFIFRTREFEQMEIEYFTAPDEADTYFKEWVETCWNWFIDLGIKPENMRRFDVPEDERAHYSAGTIDFEYRFGFQGSEWGELMGVANRTDFDLGAHSKASGTELSYFDQATGERYTPHVIEPSFGLTRSMMAFLVDAFYEDEAPNAKGGVDKRTVLRLDPRLAPVKAAVLPLSRNEQLSPLAKDLAADLRKSWNIDFDDAGAIGRRYRRQDEIGTPFCITVDFDTLDDKAVTVRERDTMQQERVSLDRIRGYLAEKLIG from the coding sequence GTGGCCGACGCCTCACCCCTCGATTCCGTTATCTCCCTGGCCAAGCGCCGGGGCTTTGTCTTTCAGGCGGGTGAAATTTACGGCGGTTCCCGCTCAGCGTGGGACTACGGGCCCCTCGGTGTGGAGCTCAAGGAGAACATCAAGCGCGAGTGGTGGCAGACCTTCGTGCGCGGACGCGAAGACATGGTCGGCCTCGACTCTTCGGTGATTCTTCCCAAGCAGGTGTGGGAAGCATCCGGTCACGTGGCGACGTTCACTGACCCGCTCGTCGAGTGCACCTCGTGCCACCACCGTTTTCGTCAGGACCACCTGATCGAGGCCTTCGAGGCTAAGAAGGGACGCGAGCCCAAGGACGGCATGAGCGAGATCGCGTGCCCCAACTGTGGAACGCGCGGCCAGTTCACCGAGCCGCAGCTCTTCTCAGGGCTTATGAAGACGTTCCTCGGCCCCGTCGACAGCGAGGCCGGGCTCAACTACCTGCGCCCCGAGACCGCCCAGGGCATCTTCGTTAACTTCAACAACGTGCTCACAGTGTCGCGCAAGAAGCCCCCGTTCGGCATCGGCCAGATCGGCAAGGCGTTCCGCAACGAGATCACTCCCGGCAACTTCATCTTTCGCACCCGCGAGTTCGAACAGATGGAGATCGAGTACTTCACTGCACCGGATGAGGCCGACACCTATTTCAAGGAGTGGGTGGAGACCTGCTGGAACTGGTTCATTGACCTCGGCATCAAGCCCGAGAACATGCGTCGTTTCGATGTGCCAGAGGATGAGCGTGCTCACTACTCGGCCGGAACGATCGACTTCGAGTACCGCTTCGGCTTCCAGGGTTCAGAGTGGGGCGAGCTCATGGGCGTCGCCAACCGCACCGACTTCGACCTCGGCGCGCACAGCAAGGCGTCGGGCACCGAGCTCAGCTACTTCGACCAGGCAACGGGGGAGCGCTACACGCCTCACGTGATCGAGCCGTCGTTCGGTCTCACCCGCTCGATGATGGCCTTCCTCGTCGACGCGTTCTACGAGGACGAGGCGCCCAACGCCAAGGGCGGCGTTGACAAGCGCACCGTCCTGCGCCTCGACCCGCGTCTGGCTCCGGTCAAGGCTGCGGTGCTGCCGCTCAGCCGCAACGAGCAGCTGTCGCCGCTGGCCAAGGACCTTGCTGCCGACCTCCGCAAGTCGTGGAACATCGACTTCGACGACGCCGGAGCGATCGGCCGCCGTTACCGTCGCCAGGATGAGATCGGCACGCCGTTCTGCATCACCGTCGACTTCGACACTCTCGACGACAAGGCCGTCACGGTGCGCGAGCGCGACACGATGCAGCAGGAGCGGGTATCCCTCGATCGCATTCGCGGGTACCTCGCCGAGAAGCTCATCGGTTAG
- a CDS encoding aminotransferase class V-fold PLP-dependent enzyme produces MAHDQELWQSGQRDPMGYEPTVESTRAHFARLIGVPREQVAIGSQTSVMASVVALSAPRGAEILCVENDFTSIVFPFLQRSDLRVRSVPLRDIAGEIGPQTWLVAFSLVQSKTGEVADVDAIEDAAQRAGAFTLCDVTQAAGVHPVDATRFDATVCHAYKWLCSPRGVAFMAVGDDFARQLVPVQAGWYAGEQIWGSIYGPAMTLAPDARRFDVSPAWPCWVGAEPAIRMFADLDIAEIWQRCSALGDQLCDLLGIAQQHQAIVTWADADGSEVAKLTQAGVRISGRAGRARAAFHLWNDESDVQQVAEILGR; encoded by the coding sequence ATGGCACACGATCAAGAGCTGTGGCAGTCGGGCCAGCGTGACCCGATGGGCTATGAGCCGACCGTCGAGAGCACTCGAGCGCACTTTGCGCGACTGATCGGAGTCCCACGCGAGCAGGTGGCGATTGGGTCGCAGACGTCGGTCATGGCCAGTGTCGTCGCGCTTTCGGCACCGCGCGGCGCCGAAATCCTCTGCGTTGAGAACGACTTCACGTCGATTGTCTTTCCCTTTCTGCAGCGCTCCGACCTGAGGGTGCGCAGCGTTCCGCTCCGCGACATAGCGGGCGAGATCGGCCCGCAGACCTGGCTCGTCGCGTTTTCGCTCGTGCAATCGAAGACGGGCGAGGTGGCCGATGTCGATGCCATCGAGGACGCGGCGCAGCGTGCGGGGGCGTTCACACTGTGCGATGTCACCCAGGCTGCCGGGGTCCATCCCGTCGATGCGACCCGATTTGATGCAACCGTGTGCCACGCCTACAAGTGGCTCTGCTCTCCCCGCGGGGTGGCGTTCATGGCGGTTGGCGACGACTTCGCCCGCCAGCTCGTCCCCGTGCAGGCGGGGTGGTACGCCGGCGAGCAGATTTGGGGGTCCATCTACGGCCCCGCAATGACGCTGGCCCCTGACGCGCGCCGTTTCGACGTCTCGCCGGCCTGGCCCTGCTGGGTCGGTGCCGAGCCAGCAATCCGCATGTTCGCCGACCTTGATATCGCCGAGATCTGGCAGCGGTGCAGTGCACTCGGCGACCAGCTGTGCGATCTGTTGGGCATCGCACAGCAACACCAGGCCATCGTCACGTGGGCGGATGCCGATGGCAGCGAAGTCGCCAAGCTCACGCAGGCGGGGGTGCGCATTTCGGGTCGAGCCGGTCGGGCACGTGCCGCGTTTCACCTGTGGAACGACGAAAGCGATGTGCAGCAGGTCGCCGAGATCCTCGGCAGGTGA
- a CDS encoding cysteine desulfurase family protein, which produces MTLYLDHAATSPVRREVLEAMWPYLSTEFGNPSSHHSVGESASRALLWAREQIASIFECRPAEVIFTGGGTESNNLAIKGISLANPRGRHLVVSAIEHPSVLESCAYLARLHGFEVTEIGVDRDGLVHADDVAEALRPDTTLVSVIYAHNEVGTVQPVALIADVARSQGAAFHTDAVQAAGWLGLGRGGLPASAVTIAGHKLGAPKGVGALILRAGTPIEPLIHGGGQERGRRSGTENVAGAVGLATALTLAEADRAVAGARLSVVRDQFIEAVLATVPGARLTGHSVLRLPTSASFCFEGTSGEAVLLELEQLGVIVSSGSACAAGSSDPSTALTAMGITPMWRTRPCASPSATNRMLARWLRWRRQCALPSSACKKSAYLDRISRFQCRIVAVRQAGWGHGLNASVALARTQRGNRPVRSVRSPGLPRGRVDGDTHRRHGFCDGTRSRAVAVGPA; this is translated from the coding sequence ATGACGCTCTACCTCGACCATGCCGCCACGTCTCCTGTGCGCCGCGAGGTGTTGGAGGCAATGTGGCCGTATCTCAGCACCGAGTTCGGCAATCCGTCTAGCCATCACTCGGTGGGTGAGTCGGCGTCGCGAGCCCTCCTCTGGGCTCGCGAGCAGATCGCCTCGATCTTCGAATGTCGACCGGCCGAGGTGATCTTCACGGGCGGCGGTACGGAATCGAACAATCTGGCGATCAAGGGCATCTCCCTGGCCAATCCGCGCGGTCGTCACCTCGTCGTCTCAGCGATCGAGCACCCGTCTGTGCTGGAGTCGTGCGCCTACCTTGCCCGGCTGCACGGGTTCGAGGTCACCGAGATCGGGGTCGACCGCGACGGGTTGGTTCACGCCGACGATGTTGCAGAAGCTTTGCGGCCAGACACCACGCTCGTGAGCGTCATATACGCCCACAACGAAGTGGGCACGGTGCAGCCGGTCGCCCTCATTGCTGATGTAGCCCGGAGTCAGGGCGCGGCCTTTCACACCGATGCGGTGCAGGCAGCGGGGTGGCTTGGTCTCGGCCGGGGCGGACTCCCCGCCTCTGCGGTGACCATCGCAGGCCACAAACTGGGCGCGCCCAAGGGAGTCGGCGCGCTTATCCTTCGAGCGGGTACACCGATCGAACCCCTTATCCACGGCGGCGGTCAGGAGCGCGGCCGGCGCTCCGGCACGGAGAACGTGGCAGGGGCCGTGGGACTCGCCACCGCACTGACGCTCGCTGAGGCGGATCGTGCCGTTGCTGGCGCGCGCCTGAGTGTGGTCAGGGACCAGTTCATTGAGGCCGTTCTCGCCACCGTGCCGGGTGCGCGGCTCACAGGGCATTCCGTGCTGAGGCTGCCGACATCCGCATCGTTCTGCTTCGAGGGCACGAGCGGCGAGGCCGTGCTGCTGGAGCTTGAGCAGCTGGGGGTGATCGTGTCGAGCGGTTCCGCATGCGCAGCGGGGTCGAGCGACCCATCGACCGCGCTCACCGCTATGGGAATCACCCCGATGTGGCGCACACGGCCGTGCGCTTCACCCTCGGCCACGAATCGGATGCTGGCCAGATGGCTGAGGTGGCGTCGGCAGTGCGCACTGCCGTCGTCCGCGTGCAAGAAATCGGCGTATCTCGACCGAATTAGCAGATTCCAATGCCGAATCGTGGCCGTTCGACAGGCAGGATGGGGGCATGGCCTCAACGCTTCTGTCGCCCTCGCCCGAACTCAGCGCGGCAATCGCCCAGTTCGCTCCGTCCGCAGCCCGGGGCTACCTCGCGGCCGCGTCGATGGGGATACCCACCGCCGACACGGTTTCTGCGATGGCACACGATCAAGAGCTGTGGCAGTCGGGCCAGCGTGA
- the nadC gene encoding carboxylating nicotinate-nucleotide diphosphorylase: protein MLSPAAIGSVVHSALAEDAPWGDVTSDNLIPANAVATATLVAREAGVLAGIGVFTAAMHATDPDARVELHAADGDGFSAGAVLATVTGNARAVLRAERVGLNLAQRMSGIATETARYVAAVAGTAATIVDTRKTTPGLRVLERHAVRCGGGSNHRFSLSDAVLAKDNHLAVLTRGGRDLTESLRESRERVGHTVHFEVEVDRIEQIEPVLAAGIDTIMLDNFSLEQLREAVAMIAGRAIIEASGGVNLTTVADIAATGVDIISVGALTHSVRALDLGLDIAVE, encoded by the coding sequence GTGCTGAGTCCCGCCGCAATCGGTTCCGTCGTTCACAGTGCCCTCGCCGAGGATGCTCCATGGGGAGACGTGACGAGCGACAACCTCATTCCCGCCAACGCCGTAGCGACGGCAACGCTCGTGGCTCGGGAGGCAGGAGTGCTCGCGGGCATCGGTGTATTTACCGCAGCGATGCACGCGACAGATCCGGATGCCCGGGTTGAGCTGCATGCCGCCGACGGCGACGGGTTCAGCGCGGGGGCCGTCCTCGCGACCGTGACGGGCAATGCTCGCGCGGTATTGCGGGCGGAGCGCGTTGGCCTCAATCTGGCCCAGCGCATGAGCGGAATCGCCACCGAGACGGCACGCTATGTTGCCGCAGTCGCGGGAACCGCTGCGACGATCGTCGACACACGCAAGACCACGCCGGGGCTCAGGGTGCTCGAACGCCACGCGGTGCGCTGCGGCGGCGGGAGCAATCACCGCTTCTCGCTGTCGGATGCCGTGCTCGCCAAAGACAATCACCTCGCTGTGCTGACGCGGGGAGGGCGTGACCTCACTGAATCGCTGAGGGAGTCCCGCGAGAGGGTGGGACACACGGTGCACTTCGAGGTGGAGGTTGATCGCATCGAACAGATCGAGCCTGTACTGGCCGCGGGAATCGACACGATAATGCTCGATAACTTCTCGCTCGAGCAGCTCCGCGAGGCGGTGGCGATGATCGCCGGCCGGGCGATTATTGAGGCCAGCGGGGGAGTGAACCTCACAACGGTCGCAGACATCGCGGCAACGGGGGTCGACATCATCTCCGTAGGCGCGCTGACCCACAGCGTTCGGGCCCTCGACCTCGGTCTCGACATCGCGGTGGAGTGA
- the nadA gene encoding quinolinate synthase NadA encodes MTSVDTTIQRIRLTGKPSSSDALCTTDLVESPWNFDAVPGYGPGSSMSDVIPTGAPRQGVLPEEYRTASADELDRRIRHAKGVLGDRLVILGHHYQRDEIIRYADFVGDSFQLANAAQTVPSAEAIVFCGVHFMAETADILAQTGQSVILPNLAAGCSMADMADIDSVASAWAELERIYGTEPDAQGRQPIVPVTYMNSSAALKGFCGQHGGIVCTSSNAQTVLEWAFERGQRVLFFPDQHLGRNTAKAMGITPEQMPLWNPNKPLGGNTAQQLVDARVLLWHGFCSVHKRFTTDQIDRARVDHPGVRVIVHPECPMPVVDAADEAGSTDYILKAVAAATEPTTFAIGTEINMVSRLAAEYPQHTIFCLDPVICPCSTMYRIHPGYLAWVLEALVRGEVLNQITVEPGVASTAKIALERMLAARPAG; translated from the coding sequence GTGACCTCAGTCGACACCACAATTCAGCGCATTCGCCTCACGGGCAAGCCATCCTCGAGCGATGCCCTGTGCACGACCGACCTCGTGGAATCACCGTGGAACTTCGACGCGGTGCCCGGCTACGGACCCGGTTCATCCATGAGCGACGTCATCCCGACAGGGGCACCGCGCCAGGGCGTTTTGCCCGAGGAATACCGCACGGCGTCTGCCGACGAACTCGACCGTCGCATCCGTCATGCCAAGGGCGTGCTGGGTGACCGGCTCGTGATTCTGGGCCATCACTACCAGCGCGATGAGATCATCCGCTACGCCGATTTCGTTGGCGATTCGTTCCAACTGGCGAATGCTGCCCAGACCGTGCCGTCGGCCGAAGCGATCGTTTTCTGCGGCGTGCACTTTATGGCCGAGACAGCCGACATTCTGGCCCAGACGGGGCAGTCGGTGATTCTGCCCAACCTCGCAGCCGGATGCTCCATGGCCGATATGGCCGACATCGACTCGGTGGCCTCGGCGTGGGCCGAGCTTGAGCGCATCTACGGCACCGAGCCCGACGCCCAGGGACGTCAGCCGATAGTTCCCGTCACCTATATGAACTCGTCCGCGGCGCTCAAGGGCTTCTGTGGGCAACACGGTGGCATCGTGTGCACGTCGTCAAATGCTCAGACGGTGCTCGAGTGGGCGTTCGAACGCGGGCAGCGCGTGCTGTTCTTTCCCGACCAGCACCTCGGCCGCAACACGGCGAAGGCGATGGGCATCACGCCCGAGCAGATGCCGTTGTGGAACCCGAACAAGCCCCTCGGCGGCAATACGGCGCAGCAACTGGTCGACGCGCGGGTGCTGCTCTGGCACGGCTTCTGCTCGGTGCACAAGCGCTTCACGACCGACCAGATCGACCGCGCACGGGTCGACCACCCCGGTGTTCGCGTGATCGTGCACCCCGAGTGCCCCATGCCCGTAGTGGATGCGGCAGACGAGGCAGGCTCGACCGACTACATCCTCAAGGCGGTCGCCGCGGCCACTGAGCCGACGACGTTCGCGATTGGCACCGAAATCAACATGGTGTCGCGGCTCGCCGCCGAATACCCGCAGCACACCATCTTTTGCCTCGACCCCGTAATTTGCCCCTGTTCGACCATGTATCGCATCCATCCCGGATACCTGGCCTGGGTGCTCGAGGCTCTTGTGCGAGGCGAGGTTCTCAACCAGATCACGGTGGAACCCGGGGTCGCATCCACCGCCAAGATCGCACTTGAGCGCATGCTCGCAGCCAGGCCTGCTGGCTGA
- a CDS encoding NUDIX hydrolase — protein MGDEISLAISTVIFALRPDPDGGSPTLWIPLVRRIREPFLGRWALPGGPLLADESLSGAAARNLKTTTGLEPRYLEQLYAFGEPDRSPGARVVSIVYWALVHAGEADRVAEGDNVRWFIADEVPDLAFDHSTIVEYALWRLRTKMEYSRIAHALLGDTFTLAQLREVHEAVLRTKLDPANFRRQIEASGSVVATDQVLTGGRHRPPRLYRYNDAVSLVDSSPLDDAASSPSLS, from the coding sequence ATGGGCGACGAGATCAGCCTCGCGATCTCCACCGTGATCTTCGCACTGCGGCCCGACCCAGATGGCGGGTCTCCCACTCTGTGGATTCCGCTGGTTCGCCGCATCCGTGAGCCGTTTCTCGGCCGCTGGGCGCTCCCGGGCGGTCCGCTACTCGCGGACGAAAGTCTTTCGGGTGCCGCCGCGCGCAACCTCAAGACGACCACGGGTCTCGAGCCGCGCTATCTGGAGCAGCTCTATGCGTTTGGCGAACCCGATCGTTCCCCCGGCGCCCGCGTCGTTTCGATCGTCTACTGGGCTCTCGTGCACGCCGGCGAAGCAGACCGGGTGGCCGAGGGTGACAATGTGCGGTGGTTTATTGCCGATGAGGTTCCCGACCTGGCTTTCGACCACTCCACAATCGTTGAATACGCCCTGTGGCGGTTGCGCACCAAGATGGAATACAGCCGCATCGCCCACGCCCTGCTCGGCGACACCTTCACCCTCGCTCAACTGCGAGAAGTGCACGAGGCAGTGCTGCGCACAAAGCTCGACCCCGCCAATTTTCGCCGCCAGATCGAAGCCTCCGGCAGCGTCGTGGCCACCGACCAGGTGCTCACAGGGGGCCGCCACCGTCCGCCACGCCTGTACCGCTACAACGATGCCGTGAGCCTCGTGGACAGCAGTCCGCTCGACGACGCCGCGTCCTCCCCGTCTTTGTCATAA
- a CDS encoding isoprenyl transferase, translating into MSRVSKTHRDAVDFKPIDWTGIYPPDMPKGAVPDHVALVMDGNGRWANARGLTRVEGHKAGEAALLDVVAGAIQIGVKHLSVYAFSTENWKRSPEEVRFLMGFNRDVLHRRRDQLNDWGVRVRWSGRRPRLWSSVIKELEFAEQLTAGNSTLTLTMCVNYGGRNEITDAVRRIAEDVAAGKIRPSAVSEKLIARNLYAPELPDVDLFVRSSGEQRTSNFMLWQSAYAEMVFLDTLWPDFTREQLWQAITLYAQRNRRFGGAIDAPSA; encoded by the coding sequence ATGAGCCGAGTTTCTAAGACGCACCGCGATGCTGTCGATTTCAAGCCGATTGACTGGACCGGCATCTATCCGCCAGACATGCCCAAGGGGGCTGTACCCGACCACGTTGCGCTGGTCATGGATGGCAACGGTCGATGGGCAAACGCTCGTGGTCTCACCCGCGTGGAGGGTCACAAGGCGGGGGAGGCGGCCCTGCTCGATGTCGTGGCTGGGGCCATCCAGATAGGCGTCAAGCACCTCAGCGTCTATGCGTTCTCCACCGAGAACTGGAAGCGGTCTCCCGAGGAAGTGCGCTTTCTGATGGGCTTCAACCGCGACGTTTTGCACCGCCGTCGCGATCAGCTCAACGACTGGGGAGTTCGGGTTCGCTGGTCGGGACGCAGGCCGCGCCTGTGGTCCTCCGTGATCAAGGAGCTGGAGTTCGCCGAACAGCTGACGGCTGGCAATAGCACCCTCACGCTCACGATGTGCGTGAACTACGGCGGTCGCAATGAGATTACGGATGCCGTGCGCCGCATCGCAGAGGATGTCGCTGCAGGCAAGATCAGGCCGTCCGCCGTCAGTGAGAAGCTGATCGCCCGCAATCTCTATGCGCCGGAACTGCCCGATGTGGATCTCTTTGTGCGCAGCTCGGGGGAGCAGCGCACGAGCAACTTCATGCTGTGGCAGAGCGCGTATGCCGAGATGGTATTTCTCGACACGTTGTGGCCCGACTTCACGCGGGAACAGCTGTGGCAGGCGATCACGCTCTATGCCCAGCGCAACCGCCGTTTCGGCGGCGCAATCGACGCTCCCTCTGCCTAA
- the recO gene encoding DNA repair protein RecO — MPLYRDEVVVLRTHKLGEADRIVTMLSRQHGKIRAVAKGVRRTASKFGARLEPFMVADAQFFEGRTLDVITQAESLGSYGAAITSDYGSYTAASTMVEAADKLTEDEGSLQQFLLLVGALRSLARQEHPSGLTLDSYLLRALAIAGWSPSFVDCAMTGAPGPHSAFVVHLGGVVADEVAPPGAPRLDRDTLALLSALLAGDWEAAELASERTRSQASGIVAAYAQFHMERKLRSLEHVDRSAPIARRSVSSEGSPE; from the coding sequence GTGCCCCTCTATCGTGACGAAGTTGTCGTCCTTCGAACCCACAAGCTGGGTGAGGCGGATCGTATTGTCACGATGCTGAGCCGCCAGCACGGCAAGATCCGGGCAGTGGCCAAAGGCGTTCGGCGCACCGCCTCCAAATTCGGTGCGCGGCTTGAACCGTTTATGGTGGCCGACGCACAGTTCTTTGAGGGGCGCACGCTCGACGTGATCACACAGGCCGAGTCCCTTGGCTCCTACGGGGCGGCGATCACGAGCGACTACGGCAGCTATACCGCGGCGAGCACGATGGTCGAGGCCGCAGACAAGCTCACGGAGGATGAGGGTAGCCTCCAGCAGTTTCTGCTTCTGGTGGGTGCTCTGCGCTCCCTCGCCCGGCAGGAGCATCCTTCCGGGCTCACGCTCGACTCCTATCTGCTGCGGGCCCTGGCCATCGCCGGATGGTCGCCGAGCTTTGTCGATTGCGCCATGACGGGTGCCCCGGGGCCGCACTCCGCGTTCGTGGTGCATCTCGGTGGGGTCGTCGCCGACGAGGTTGCACCTCCCGGGGCTCCTCGGCTCGATCGAGACACTCTCGCTCTGCTCAGCGCCCTGCTGGCGGGAGACTGGGAGGCAGCGGAGCTCGCGAGCGAACGCACCCGTTCTCAGGCCAGCGGCATCGTTGCCGCCTATGCGCAGTTTCATATGGAGCGCAAGCTTCGCTCCCTTGAACACGTCGACCGTTCCGCGCCGATTGCGCGACGGTCGGTCTCATCCGAAGGGTCACCTGAATGA
- a CDS encoding trimeric intracellular cation channel family protein, which produces MEQAFSIPLWADLIAVSAGSIMGAMYAAGFTSRRIDLLGVAVIGIVTGIGGGIMRDLMLNEPLAALQTNWYLPVAVATALIGMLLERTFHRLRHVLTAVDALSLGLFGAIGTTKALAAGLPAIPAIFVGMLAAVGGGLLRDMLLATPIAIMQVGSLYAVAAFSGAGLIVLLETAGVPPHIAALSGVVLTFSVRILAVLFNWSLPEQRRLTQLPRLPRMSLGKAWPRRTWRQSKPGVSAPEEG; this is translated from the coding sequence ATGGAGCAAGCCTTTTCGATCCCGCTCTGGGCGGATCTCATCGCCGTATCAGCCGGCTCCATCATGGGGGCCATGTATGCGGCGGGCTTCACGAGCCGCCGCATCGACCTTTTGGGGGTCGCCGTAATCGGCATCGTCACGGGCATCGGCGGCGGAATCATGCGAGACCTCATGCTCAACGAGCCTCTCGCGGCACTTCAGACGAACTGGTATCTGCCCGTCGCGGTCGCCACAGCGCTGATTGGCATGCTTCTCGAGCGTACATTTCACCGCCTGCGTCATGTGCTTACGGCGGTCGACGCTCTTTCGCTCGGGCTCTTCGGCGCGATCGGCACAACAAAGGCCCTCGCCGCTGGCCTTCCAGCGATCCCCGCGATCTTTGTAGGGATGCTCGCCGCGGTCGGCGGCGGCCTTCTGCGCGACATGTTGCTCGCGACCCCGATCGCGATCATGCAGGTGGGGTCGCTCTACGCGGTCGCGGCCTTCTCGGGGGCAGGACTCATCGTGCTGCTCGAAACAGCAGGAGTCCCACCCCACATCGCAGCGCTCAGCGGCGTCGTTCTCACCTTTAGCGTGCGCATCCTGGCCGTACTCTTCAACTGGAGCCTGCCCGAGCAGAGGCGCCTCACCCAACTGCCACGACTACCCAGAATGTCGCTCGGCAAAGCGTGGCCCCGGCGCACATGGCGCCAGAGCAAGCCGGGTGTCAGCGCGCCAGAAGAGGGCTAG
- the leuA gene encoding 2-isopropylmalate synthase — MKNTQKASGMPIHKYRPFHEMIAVDLPDRTWPAQRITEAPRWCAVDLRDGNQALIDPMSPERKRIMFELLVEMGYKEIEVGFPSASQTDFDFVRSLIEENLIPDDVTIQVLTQARESLINRTYESIKGAKQAIVHLYNSTSILQRDVVFRTDKQGIIDIALEGARLCRAAESIAEGTEIYYEYSPESFTGTELEFAVDVCNQVLEVLEPTPERKVIINLPATVEMASPNVYADSIEWMSRNLNHRENVILSLHPHNDRGTAVAAAELGYMAGGDRIEGCLFGNGERTGNVDLVALGINLFTQGIDPQIDFSDLDRIKRTAEHCNQLPVPERSPWAGDLVYTAFSGSHQDAIKKGFEAMEAEAAEKGVSVDDLTWAVPYLPVDPKDLGRSYEAVIRVNSQSGKGGVAYLLKTDHALDLPRKLQIEFSGVVQAKTDAEGGEVTSDQIWDIFGDEYLPADDAEQKWGRFEILRTSTSSDMDGSVALQVKLRAGDDVREVEATGNGPIAAFLKIVREKGGVDVALYDYQEHAMSAGGDALAAAYVELSVNGRTLWGVGIDADISTASLKAIVSAVNRAVRTASDDRELASV; from the coding sequence ATGAAGAACACACAAAAAGCCTCGGGTATGCCGATCCACAAGTACCGCCCATTCCACGAGATGATTGCGGTCGATCTGCCCGATCGCACGTGGCCAGCCCAGCGCATCACGGAGGCACCACGCTGGTGCGCCGTCGACCTTCGCGATGGAAACCAGGCCCTCATCGACCCGATGAGCCCCGAGCGTAAGCGCATAATGTTCGAGCTCCTCGTCGAGATGGGCTACAAGGAGATCGAGGTCGGGTTCCCCTCGGCGAGCCAGACCGACTTCGACTTCGTCCGCAGCCTCATCGAAGAGAACCTGATTCCCGATGATGTGACGATTCAGGTGCTGACCCAGGCCCGTGAGTCCCTGATTAACCGCACGTACGAGTCGATCAAGGGTGCCAAGCAGGCGATCGTTCACCTCTACAACTCCACGAGCATCCTGCAGCGCGACGTGGTTTTTCGCACCGACAAGCAGGGAATCATCGACATCGCGCTTGAGGGTGCCCGCCTGTGCCGTGCGGCCGAATCCATCGCCGAGGGCACGGAGATCTACTACGAGTACTCGCCCGAGAGCTTCACGGGCACCGAGCTCGAGTTTGCCGTCGACGTGTGCAACCAGGTGCTCGAAGTGCTCGAGCCGACCCCGGAGCGCAAGGTCATCATCAACCTGCCCGCCACGGTCGAGATGGCGAGCCCCAATGTTTACGCAGACTCGATCGAGTGGATGTCTCGCAACCTTAACCACCGCGAGAACGTGATCCTGAGCCTGCATCCCCACAACGACCGTGGCACAGCAGTGGCTGCGGCCGAGCTCGGTTACATGGCTGGCGGCGACCGCATCGAGGGATGCCTCTTTGGCAACGGTGAGCGCACCGGCAATGTTGACCTCGTTGCTCTGGGCATCAACCTCTTCACGCAGGGCATCGATCCGCAGATCGACTTCAGCGATCTTGACCGCATCAAGCGCACTGCGGAGCACTGCAACCAGCTCCCCGTGCCTGAGCGCAGCCCGTGGGCGGGCGACCTCGTCTACACGGCATTCAGCGGTTCGCATCAGGACGCCATCAAGAAGGGCTTCGAGGCCATGGAGGCCGAGGCTGCCGAGAAGGGTGTTTCGGTCGATGACCTCACCTGGGCGGTCCCGTATCTGCCGGTCGACCCCAAAGACCTGGGTCGCAGCTATGAGGCGGTTATCCGCGTCAACTCACAGTCGGGCAAGGGCGGAGTCGCTTATCTGCTCAAGACCGACCACGCGCTCGACCTCCCTCGCAAGCTGCAGATCGAGTTCAGCGGCGTAGTGCAGGCGAAGACCGATGCCGAGGGCGGCGAGGTCACGAGCGACCAGATCTGGGACATCTTCGGAGACGAATACCTGCCGGCCGATGACGCCGAGCAAAAGTGGGGTCGGTTCGAGATTCTGCGCACGAGCACATCGAGCGACATGGATGGCTCCGTTGCGCTGCAGGTCAAGCTCCGTGCAGGCGACGACGTGCGTGAGGTCGAAGCCACCGGCAACGGCCCGATCGCCGCGTTCCTTAAGATCGTGCGCGAAAAGGGCGGCGTCGATGTCGCACTGTACGACTACCAGGAGCACGCCATGAGCGCGGGCGGCGACGCCCTCGCCGCAGCGTATGTCGAACTGAGCGTTAACGGTCGCACCCTGTGGGGTGTTGGCATCGACGCCGATATTTCGACGGCGTCTCTCAAGGCCATCGTCTCAGCCGTGAACCGGGCCGTCCGCACGGCGAGTGACGACCGCGAGCTTGCCTCCGTCTAG